One genomic region from Paramicrobacterium agarici encodes:
- a CDS encoding winged helix-turn-helix transcriptional regulator codes for MAHVLVLTPDTSGSLTALDLLAHTVRRVAASPAELVNAPPSDIVIVDGQRDLAQAKALCAILRSTGNAAPVFVALTEGGLAAVSHEWGIADVVLTTAGPAELDARIRLALGRAAPEEETTVISTSGLVIDEASYAARVQGRPLDLTFKEFELLRFLAANPTRVFTREQLLSEVWGYDYYGGSRTVDVHVRRLRAKLGDMEQLIGTVRNVGYRFNASDGEMTDAATK; via the coding sequence TTGGCACACGTGCTCGTTCTCACGCCCGACACGTCGGGCTCATTGACCGCGCTCGATCTGCTCGCACACACGGTGCGCCGGGTCGCTGCATCTCCCGCGGAACTCGTGAACGCTCCCCCGTCCGACATCGTGATCGTCGACGGTCAGCGCGACCTCGCCCAGGCGAAGGCCCTTTGCGCGATTCTGCGCAGCACGGGAAACGCCGCGCCCGTCTTCGTCGCGCTCACAGAAGGCGGCCTCGCCGCCGTGTCGCACGAGTGGGGCATCGCCGACGTGGTGCTGACGACGGCCGGGCCGGCCGAGCTCGATGCGCGCATTCGCCTGGCCCTCGGCCGCGCGGCGCCCGAGGAGGAGACAACGGTCATCTCGACGTCGGGGCTCGTGATCGACGAGGCGAGCTACGCGGCGCGGGTGCAGGGCCGGCCGCTCGACCTGACCTTCAAGGAGTTCGAGCTGCTGCGGTTCCTCGCCGCGAACCCCACGCGCGTGTTCACTCGTGAGCAGCTGCTGAGCGAGGTGTGGGGCTATGACTACTACGGTGGAAGCCGTACGGTCGACGTGCACGTGCGGCGCCTTCGCGCCAAGCTCGGTGACATGGAGCAGCTGATCGGCACAGTGCGCAACGTCGGCTACCGGTTCAATGCGTCGGACGGAGAGATGACGGATGCTGCGACAAAGTGA
- a CDS encoding FABP family protein produces MREIPADLPSEIVPLSWLLGVWEGTGVIDYPIGDEKVSREFGQRVSFSHDGLSYLNYSSFTWLVGEGEDEDEPLTAETGYWRLERPRQDGDVGPGMLPARGPAPFSDVDAVESLRRPSGGFPLEVAIVHPDGVSELYLGEVNGPRIDIGTDAVMRSAGAKNYSAATRMYGLVDGHLLWAWDIAALGQELRSHASARLAKVD; encoded by the coding sequence GTGCGTGAGATTCCGGCTGACCTCCCTTCAGAGATCGTGCCGCTGTCGTGGCTGCTCGGCGTCTGGGAAGGCACCGGCGTCATCGACTATCCGATCGGCGACGAGAAGGTGTCGCGAGAGTTCGGCCAGCGCGTCTCGTTCAGCCACGACGGCCTGTCGTATCTGAACTACTCGTCGTTCACGTGGCTTGTGGGCGAGGGCGAAGACGAAGATGAACCCCTCACGGCCGAAACCGGGTACTGGCGTCTCGAGCGGCCACGGCAAGACGGCGACGTCGGTCCGGGGATGCTGCCCGCGCGCGGTCCCGCGCCATTCTCCGACGTCGACGCCGTGGAATCCCTGCGCCGCCCGTCGGGCGGTTTTCCGCTCGAGGTCGCGATCGTGCACCCCGACGGCGTCTCGGAGCTGTACCTCGGCGAGGTCAACGGACCCCGCATCGACATCGGGACGGATGCTGTCATGCGCAGCGCGGGTGCCAAGAACTACAGCGCGGCGACGCGCATGTACGGCCTCGTCGACGGGCATCTGCTGTGGGCGTGGGACATCGCCGCTCTGGGCCAGGAGCTGCGCTCGCACGCGTCAGCGCGACTGGCCAAGGTGGATTGA
- a CDS encoding YgfZ/GcvT domain-containing protein, with the protein MSASPFLSLSGAIELPGLNDRGVPSHYGSPNIEQRALERGQAIVDLSNRAVISITGPDRRSWVHSLASQSVADLAPGVSTEALFLGPQGRLEHAVGIVDDGETLWMLSEPESASALIDWLTRMVFTLRVEVADRTEEYARIGLVGDAIDVEAAAPSGIPLSWNDPWGSVLPGGWQYAEGDHPSVDWTWREVLVDRASLSALADRVRSGELRAAGSLAAEALRVAAWRPRQAAEVDEKTIPHELDWLRTAVHLHKGCYRGQETVAKVHNLGRPPRRLVMLHLDGSESVLPEHGATVLAPKGDDEREVGHITTAVMHHELGPVALAVIKRAVPDDLELVVLHGETRIAAAQEIIVPPGAGATAEVPRLPRLGVRTRPGR; encoded by the coding sequence ATGTCCGCTTCTCCGTTCCTCTCCCTTTCCGGGGCGATCGAGCTTCCCGGACTGAACGACCGAGGCGTCCCCTCTCACTACGGTTCGCCCAACATCGAGCAGCGCGCTCTCGAACGCGGTCAGGCGATCGTCGACCTGTCCAATCGCGCCGTCATCTCGATTACAGGCCCCGATCGCCGCAGCTGGGTGCACTCGCTCGCGAGCCAGAGTGTCGCGGACCTCGCCCCCGGCGTCAGCACCGAGGCGCTGTTCCTCGGGCCTCAGGGCCGGCTCGAGCACGCCGTCGGCATCGTCGACGACGGTGAGACGCTCTGGATGCTGTCGGAGCCCGAGAGCGCGAGCGCGCTGATCGACTGGCTCACGCGCATGGTTTTCACGCTTCGCGTCGAGGTTGCCGACCGCACGGAGGAGTACGCGCGCATCGGCCTCGTCGGCGACGCCATCGACGTGGAGGCTGCAGCGCCCTCCGGCATCCCCCTGAGCTGGAACGACCCCTGGGGCAGCGTTCTTCCGGGAGGGTGGCAGTATGCCGAGGGCGATCACCCGAGTGTCGACTGGACCTGGCGCGAGGTACTCGTCGATCGCGCATCGCTTTCGGCGCTCGCCGACCGCGTGCGCTCGGGCGAGTTGCGCGCGGCGGGATCGCTCGCGGCCGAGGCTCTGCGTGTCGCAGCGTGGCGTCCGCGGCAGGCGGCAGAGGTCGATGAGAAGACCATTCCGCACGAGCTCGACTGGCTGCGCACGGCCGTGCATCTGCACAAGGGGTGCTACCGCGGCCAGGAGACCGTTGCAAAGGTGCACAATCTCGGTCGGCCTCCGCGACGGCTCGTCATGCTGCACCTCGATGGCAGCGAGTCCGTTCTTCCCGAGCACGGCGCAACGGTTCTCGCCCCGAAAGGCGATGACGAGCGCGAGGTGGGACACATCACGACCGCGGTCATGCACCACGAGCTCGGCCCGGTCGCTCTCGCGGTGATCAAGCGCGCCGTGCCCGACGATCTCGAACTGGTCGTGCTGCACGGCGAGACGCGCATCGCCGCGGCCCAAGAGATCATCGTGCCGCCTGGAGCCGGCGCTACCGCCGAGGTGCCTCGGCTGCCCCGGCTGGGAGTTCGCACGCGCCCCGGCCGATAG
- a CDS encoding phosphoglyceromutase — MSEPYTLILLRHGNSEWNKKNLFTGWVDVRLSEQGVEEATRAGELIAESGLAPDVLYTSVLTRAIQTANIALDRADRAWLPVKRSWRLNERHYGALQGKDKAQTLEEFGEEQFMTWRRSFDVPPPPIAEDAEYSQANDERYKGIDGEVPSTECLKDVIERFLPYWESDITVDLAAGKTVLVTAHGNSLRALVKHLDGISDDDIAGLNIPTGIPLVYKLDENFSPVEPSYYLDPDAAAAGAAAVASQGKK, encoded by the coding sequence ATGTCTGAGCCTTACACCCTCATCCTTCTCCGTCACGGAAACAGCGAGTGGAACAAGAAGAACCTGTTCACCGGATGGGTCGACGTTCGACTCAGTGAGCAGGGCGTCGAGGAGGCGACGCGCGCCGGCGAGCTGATCGCCGAGTCCGGCCTCGCTCCCGACGTGCTGTACACATCCGTACTGACGCGTGCCATCCAGACGGCGAACATCGCTCTCGACCGTGCCGACCGCGCCTGGCTTCCCGTGAAGCGCTCCTGGCGCCTCAACGAACGTCACTATGGCGCGCTGCAGGGCAAAGACAAGGCACAGACGCTCGAGGAGTTCGGCGAGGAGCAGTTCATGACGTGGCGCCGCTCGTTCGACGTTCCGCCGCCCCCCATCGCCGAAGACGCCGAGTACTCGCAGGCCAATGACGAGCGTTACAAGGGCATTGACGGCGAGGTTCCCAGCACCGAGTGCCTCAAGGACGTCATCGAGCGCTTCCTGCCCTACTGGGAGTCCGACATCACCGTCGACCTCGCCGCGGGCAAGACCGTGCTCGTGACCGCGCACGGCAACTCGCTGCGCGCTCTCGTGAAGCACCTCGACGGCATCAGCGACGACGACATCGCGGGCCTCAACATTCCGACGGGCATTCCGCTCGTCTACAAGCTCGACGAGAACTTCTCGCCGGTCGAGCCGAGCTACTATCTCGATCCTGACGCTGCAGCGGCCGGCGCCGCCGCTGTCGCGTCGCAGGGTAAGAAGTAG
- the phoU gene encoding phosphate signaling complex protein PhoU, protein MRDVFQQELRELQERLVEIAELVEDSITNAVTAFAKTDVAVAEGVIENDNRIDEKTVELDELAISILALQQPVARDLRIVVSALRISSSLERMGDMAEHIAQLARYRFPERAIPKGLKSTFTEMGRVDVEIAQKLVVLLKTQDPLIANEIRDEDDRVDELHAGVFDKLLSERWKGEAEATIDATLASRYHERFADHAVSIAKKVQYLATGDWSGADDTETSA, encoded by the coding sequence ATGCGCGATGTTTTTCAGCAGGAGCTCCGCGAGCTGCAGGAGCGTCTCGTCGAGATCGCCGAGCTCGTCGAGGACTCGATTACGAACGCGGTGACAGCTTTCGCGAAGACCGACGTCGCCGTGGCCGAAGGTGTCATCGAGAACGACAACCGCATTGACGAGAAGACCGTTGAGCTCGATGAGCTCGCCATCAGCATCCTTGCCCTGCAGCAGCCCGTTGCGCGTGATCTGCGCATCGTCGTGAGCGCATTGCGCATCAGCTCATCGCTCGAGCGCATGGGCGACATGGCCGAGCACATCGCCCAGCTCGCGCGGTACAGGTTTCCCGAGCGGGCGATCCCCAAGGGGCTCAAGTCGACGTTCACCGAGATGGGCCGGGTCGATGTCGAGATCGCGCAGAAGCTTGTGGTTCTGCTGAAGACGCAGGACCCGCTCATCGCCAATGAGATCCGTGACGAAGACGACCGCGTCGATGAGCTGCACGCGGGCGTTTTCGACAAGCTGCTGAGCGAGCGGTGGAAGGGCGAGGCAGAAGCGACGATCGATGCAACGCTCGCCTCGCGCTACCACGAGCGTTTCGCCGACCACGCGGTGTCAATCGCGAAGAAGGTCCAGTACCTCGCGACGGGCGACTGGAGCGGAGCGGACGACACAGAGACGAGCGCGTGA
- a CDS encoding sensor histidine kinase: MDATWVVLLALVLGMSMGAGLSVFIFSAVKRGEQAQKVINPTVPDGVDQILGVLESIGIVLDASDNVLKASQGALALGIVRAERIVVPDVQTIADEVRRTGEPQTRRVTLEGARSGEITRILSVRAAPLGTRYVVVLANDLTESIRLDEVRRDFIANISHELKTPIGAISVLTEAIASAVDDPVQVRRFAEKMTTEADRLAALTADIINLSKLQANQALHMPELVRIDDVIDRAIESNAVVAGARNVVIARGEPSELTVYGEDPLLTMALQNLVSNAVQYSPDKSRVGVGARLVDDVVEISVTDQGVGIPKEDHDRVFERFYRLDGARSRNTGGTGLGLAIVKHTAQNHGGDVTVWSRPGQGSTFTLKLPVATGDDHVTPIPAARLERTQI, from the coding sequence ATGGATGCAACCTGGGTTGTGCTGCTGGCGCTCGTGCTCGGCATGTCCATGGGAGCCGGGCTCAGCGTCTTTATCTTCTCAGCCGTCAAACGCGGTGAGCAGGCGCAGAAGGTGATCAATCCGACCGTTCCGGACGGCGTCGACCAGATTCTCGGCGTTCTTGAGAGCATCGGCATCGTGCTCGACGCGTCAGACAACGTGCTCAAGGCGTCACAGGGCGCGCTCGCGCTCGGAATCGTGCGTGCCGAGCGCATCGTCGTGCCCGACGTGCAGACGATCGCCGACGAGGTGCGCCGCACCGGGGAGCCGCAGACCAGGCGAGTCACGCTCGAAGGTGCGAGATCGGGCGAGATCACGCGCATTCTCTCCGTGAGGGCTGCCCCTCTCGGCACACGGTACGTCGTCGTGCTCGCGAACGACCTGACCGAATCGATCAGGCTCGATGAGGTCAGGCGGGACTTCATCGCGAACATCAGTCACGAGCTGAAAACGCCGATCGGCGCCATCAGCGTGCTCACGGAGGCGATCGCGAGCGCCGTCGACGATCCCGTGCAGGTGCGGCGGTTCGCCGAGAAGATGACGACGGAGGCGGACAGACTTGCGGCGCTCACGGCCGACATCATCAACCTGTCGAAGCTGCAGGCGAACCAGGCTCTGCACATGCCTGAGCTCGTGCGCATCGACGACGTGATCGACCGGGCGATCGAGAGCAACGCCGTCGTCGCAGGCGCGCGCAATGTCGTCATCGCGCGAGGCGAGCCGAGCGAACTCACGGTGTACGGCGAAGATCCGCTGCTTACTATGGCCCTGCAGAATCTCGTGTCGAACGCTGTGCAGTATTCGCCGGACAAGTCGCGGGTCGGCGTCGGCGCGCGCCTCGTCGACGATGTCGTGGAGATCAGCGTCACCGATCAGGGGGTGGGCATTCCCAAAGAAGACCATGATCGCGTGTTCGAACGGTTCTACCGTCTCGACGGCGCCCGCTCACGCAACACGGGGGGCACGGGGCTGGGTCTCGCAATCGTCAAACACACCGCCCAGAACCACGGGGGAGATGTGACCGTCTGGTCACGCCCGGGGCAAGGATCGACGTTCACTCTCAAGCTTCCCGTCGCCACCGGCGACGATCACGTCACCCCGATACCGGCCGCACGGCTCGAGAGGACACAGATATGA
- a CDS encoding response regulator transcription factor, which translates to MTRILLVEDEVALSDPLAFLLEREGYDVTIAEDGKAAIDEWERDEADLVLLDLMLPKVPGTEVCRRIRTTSTVPIIMLTAKDTEVDIVVGLELGADDYVTKPYKTRELLARVRAALRRRDSDEPGQDDTVLDAGDVRMDLDRHTVTVRGEEISMPLREFDVLEFLMRNAGRVLTRGQLIDRVWGSDYFGDTKTLDVHIKRIRSRIEKDPSNPVMVVTVRGLGYRFED; encoded by the coding sequence ATGACCCGCATCCTGCTCGTCGAAGACGAAGTCGCCCTGAGCGACCCGCTCGCCTTTCTTCTCGAGCGCGAAGGGTACGACGTGACGATCGCGGAAGACGGGAAGGCCGCGATCGATGAGTGGGAGCGAGACGAAGCCGATCTCGTGCTTCTCGATCTCATGCTGCCGAAGGTGCCGGGAACCGAGGTGTGCCGGCGCATTCGCACCACTTCGACGGTGCCGATCATCATGCTCACCGCGAAGGACACAGAGGTCGATATCGTCGTGGGGCTCGAACTCGGCGCCGATGACTACGTGACCAAGCCGTACAAGACCCGCGAACTTCTCGCCCGGGTGCGGGCGGCGCTGCGCCGCCGTGACTCTGACGAGCCAGGCCAAGACGACACCGTGCTCGACGCGGGTGACGTGCGCATGGACCTCGACAGGCACACGGTTACCGTGCGCGGCGAAGAGATCTCGATGCCTCTGCGGGAGTTCGACGTTCTCGAGTTCCTCATGCGCAATGCGGGACGCGTGCTGACACGCGGTCAGCTCATCGACCGGGTGTGGGGAAGCGACTACTTCGGCGATACGAAGACGCTCGATGTGCACATCAAGCGCATTCGGTCGCGCATCGAGAAAGACCCGTCGAACCCCGTGATGGTCGTCACCGTGCGCGGGCTCGGCTATCGGTTCGAGGACTGA
- a CDS encoding CarD family transcriptional regulator, translated as MLFEVGETVVYPHHGAATIAEVKTRVIKGEEKLYLKLHVTQGDLTIEVPAENVDLVGVRDVIGQEGLDKVFEVLRAPFTEEPTNWSRRYKANLEKLASGDVIKVSEVVRDLWRRDQDRGLSAGEKRMLAKARQILVSELALAEKTDEAKAEGMLDEVLAS; from the coding sequence ATGCTTTTTGAGGTTGGCGAAACCGTCGTATACCCGCACCATGGAGCCGCGACAATCGCGGAAGTGAAGACTCGGGTGATCAAGGGCGAAGAGAAACTCTACCTGAAGCTGCACGTGACACAGGGCGACCTGACCATCGAGGTTCCGGCTGAGAACGTCGACCTCGTGGGTGTTCGCGATGTCATCGGACAAGAGGGGCTCGACAAGGTGTTCGAGGTGCTTCGTGCGCCGTTCACCGAGGAGCCGACCAACTGGTCGCGCCGCTACAAGGCGAACCTCGAGAAGCTTGCGTCCGGCGACGTCATCAAGGTCAGCGAAGTCGTTCGCGACCTGTGGCGCCGTGATCAAGACCGTGGCCTCTCTGCCGGAGAGAAGCGGATGCTTGCGAAGGCACGGCAGATTCTGGTTTCAGAGCTCGCTCTCGCCGAGAAGACAGACGAGGCGAAGGCCGAGGGGATGCTCGACGAGGTCCTCGCGTCATAG
- the ispD gene encoding 2-C-methyl-D-erythritol 4-phosphate cytidylyltransferase: MSDCPRTAVIVVAAGRGTRLRAAGPKALVDVAGRPILQHALDGVFRMREPAQVIVVAPPGRRDDAERIARACAGAASDYVSVVEGADTRQGSVAAGLARVEDGVDVVLVHDAARALTPTEQLDAVADAVRERGTGIVPALPVADTIKRITGSAVIESTIDRDPLRAVQTPQGFPRALLDAAYAAATEPLTDDAALVTAIGGEVATIAGHESAFKITTPWDLRRAELLVDAAPALRTGLGVDVHAFDEDRELWLAGLHWPGEPGLAGHSDGDAVSHAVTDAVLSAAGLGDIGGLFGTDDPQYENARGDVFVAAAVQRATASGFRIVSVTAQIIGTRPRFAGRRDEAESEMRRMLGAPVSLTATTTDGLGFTGRGEGICVIATALLTAQSPLRHH, from the coding sequence ATGAGTGATTGCCCACGCACCGCCGTGATCGTCGTGGCTGCCGGACGCGGAACCCGGCTTAGAGCAGCCGGCCCGAAGGCGCTTGTCGATGTCGCCGGGAGGCCGATTCTGCAGCACGCGCTCGACGGCGTCTTCCGCATGCGCGAACCCGCTCAGGTCATCGTCGTCGCTCCGCCCGGGCGCCGCGACGATGCCGAGCGCATCGCCAGAGCGTGCGCGGGAGCAGCATCCGACTACGTCAGCGTCGTCGAGGGCGCCGACACGCGTCAGGGATCCGTGGCGGCAGGCCTTGCCCGCGTCGAGGATGGGGTCGATGTCGTCCTCGTGCACGACGCCGCCCGGGCGCTGACGCCGACCGAGCAGCTGGACGCCGTTGCCGACGCGGTTCGTGAGAGGGGAACGGGCATCGTGCCTGCCCTGCCCGTTGCCGACACGATCAAGCGCATCACCGGGTCGGCTGTGATCGAGAGCACGATCGACCGCGATCCGCTTCGAGCCGTGCAGACTCCGCAGGGTTTCCCGCGCGCGCTGCTCGACGCCGCCTACGCTGCGGCGACGGAGCCTCTTACGGACGACGCGGCTCTCGTGACGGCAATCGGGGGCGAGGTTGCGACGATCGCCGGGCACGAGAGTGCCTTCAAGATCACAACCCCGTGGGATTTGCGCAGAGCAGAGCTGCTCGTCGACGCAGCCCCTGCGCTCCGCACGGGCCTCGGCGTCGACGTGCACGCGTTCGATGAGGACCGTGAGCTCTGGCTCGCGGGTCTGCACTGGCCCGGTGAGCCCGGTCTCGCGGGCCACAGCGACGGCGACGCCGTGAGCCATGCGGTCACCGACGCGGTGCTCTCCGCGGCAGGACTCGGCGACATCGGCGGGCTCTTCGGAACCGACGACCCGCAGTATGAGAACGCTCGGGGAGACGTGTTCGTCGCCGCCGCCGTGCAGCGGGCGACAGCATCCGGGTTTCGCATTGTCAGCGTCACCGCGCAGATCATCGGAACCCGTCCGCGGTTCGCAGGTCGACGTGACGAGGCCGAATCCGAGATGCGACGCATGCTGGGCGCACCCGTGAGCCTGACGGCGACGACAACAGACGGGCTGGGCTTCACGGGCCGCGGAGAGGGAATCTGCGTGATCGCCACGGCGCTGCTCACCGCGCAATCACCCCTCCGGCACCATTAG
- the cysS gene encoding cysteine--tRNA ligase produces the protein MALRLYDTKTQDLRDFTPLTPGEVGMYVCGPTVQSSPHIGHLRSALVYDILRRWLTYRGLRVTMVRNVTDIDDKVLVNAAEDEHWWALAYRMELEFSEGYRALGILPPTYEPRATANIQQMHELIERLIAAGHAYAAADESGDVYFDVRSWQPYGELTRQDLDNMEDAEDADPRGKRDPRDFALWKGHKPGEPESASWASPWGPGRPGWHIECSAMARRYLGETFDIHGGGLDLRFPHHENELAQSTAAGDGFARFWVHNGLVSIDGQKMSKSLGNSVYASELLASASPLVVRYYLGQAHYRSTIDYHDGSLAEAEAALERITGFLERASRRLSGTRFSAAAEVTIPDEFAEAMDDDLGVPQALAVLHDTVRAGNAAIDSDDLLAAASALGAVTAMTDVLGINPGAAPWNGTDDVAHEATLARLIDALVDQRQSARAERDFARADRIRDLLTASGITIEDTPTGAHWSIDG, from the coding sequence GTGGCATTGAGACTGTACGACACAAAGACGCAGGACCTGCGCGACTTCACACCCTTGACTCCGGGCGAAGTGGGAATGTACGTCTGCGGGCCGACGGTGCAGTCATCGCCGCACATCGGGCACCTGCGTTCTGCGCTCGTGTACGACATTCTGCGCCGGTGGCTCACCTATCGTGGCCTGCGCGTAACCATGGTGCGCAATGTCACCGATATCGACGACAAGGTGCTTGTCAACGCGGCAGAAGACGAGCACTGGTGGGCGCTGGCGTACCGCATGGAGCTGGAGTTCAGCGAGGGCTATCGCGCGCTCGGCATTCTGCCCCCGACGTACGAGCCGCGGGCGACCGCCAATATTCAGCAGATGCACGAGCTCATCGAGCGACTCATCGCGGCAGGGCACGCCTACGCTGCAGCAGACGAATCAGGCGACGTCTACTTCGATGTCCGCTCCTGGCAGCCGTATGGCGAGCTGACTCGGCAGGACCTCGACAACATGGAGGATGCCGAAGACGCGGACCCGCGCGGAAAGCGCGACCCTCGCGATTTCGCCCTGTGGAAGGGGCACAAGCCGGGTGAGCCCGAATCCGCCAGCTGGGCGAGTCCCTGGGGTCCGGGGCGGCCCGGATGGCACATCGAGTGCTCAGCGATGGCTCGCCGCTATCTCGGCGAAACCTTCGACATCCACGGAGGAGGGCTCGACTTGCGCTTCCCTCACCACGAGAACGAACTCGCGCAGTCGACGGCGGCGGGCGATGGTTTTGCCCGGTTTTGGGTGCACAATGGTCTCGTCTCGATCGACGGCCAGAAGATGTCGAAGTCGCTCGGCAATTCGGTCTACGCCTCGGAGCTGCTGGCGTCAGCATCCCCCCTCGTCGTGCGCTATTACCTGGGTCAGGCCCACTATCGGTCGACCATTGACTATCACGACGGATCGTTGGCGGAGGCCGAAGCCGCTCTCGAGCGAATCACGGGCTTTCTCGAGCGCGCATCGCGGCGCCTCTCGGGGACGCGGTTCTCCGCCGCGGCCGAGGTGACGATTCCGGATGAGTTCGCCGAGGCGATGGACGACGACCTCGGGGTTCCGCAGGCGCTCGCCGTGCTGCACGACACCGTGCGGGCGGGCAACGCCGCGATCGACTCAGACGATCTGCTCGCAGCGGCCTCCGCGCTCGGCGCCGTGACGGCGATGACCGACGTGTTGGGAATCAATCCAGGTGCAGCCCCCTGGAACGGGACAGACGACGTGGCGCATGAGGCGACGCTGGCGCGTCTGATCGATGCACTCGTCGATCAGCGACAGTCCGCTCGCGCGGAACGAGATTTCGCGAGAGCGGATCGCATCAGGGATCTTCTGACCGCGAGCGGGATCACAATCGAAGACACCCCGACAGGGGCGCATTGGAGTATCGATGGCTAG
- the rlmB gene encoding 23S rRNA (guanosine(2251)-2'-O)-methyltransferase RlmB translates to MASKGRPGASKGKKGPTKGSGGLGRKALEGRGPTPKAEDRTYHPAGKRKAARERLENARGGRAPQGRQQRPQPKRAASDDVETVTGRNSVLEALRTRIPATTLYIATRIEMDDRVKEILSIATGKGIPVLEVTRPELDRMGGYDSVHQGVAITVPAYSYAHPGELFDRAVASSSQPLLVALDGITDPRNLGAIIRSAAAFGSHGVIIPQRRSAGVTAAAWKTSAGAAARLPVARAANLTQALKDMKKQGAFVVGLDGDGDMNLHAFDLADRPLVVVVGSEGKGLSRLVAETCDAIVSIPISAATESLNAGIAASVTLYEIAKRRGEETR, encoded by the coding sequence ATGGCTAGCAAGGGACGACCGGGAGCGAGCAAGGGCAAGAAGGGCCCCACAAAGGGCTCGGGCGGGCTCGGGCGCAAGGCTCTCGAAGGCCGCGGACCGACACCGAAGGCGGAAGATCGCACATACCATCCCGCGGGCAAGCGCAAGGCGGCTCGCGAGCGCTTGGAGAACGCGAGGGGAGGGCGTGCGCCTCAGGGCAGGCAGCAGCGGCCTCAGCCGAAGCGTGCGGCGTCCGACGACGTCGAGACCGTAACGGGGCGCAACTCGGTGCTCGAGGCGCTCCGCACGCGGATTCCCGCGACGACGCTGTACATCGCGACGCGCATCGAGATGGACGACCGGGTCAAGGAGATCCTGTCGATCGCGACGGGGAAGGGAATTCCCGTACTCGAGGTGACGCGACCGGAGCTCGATCGCATGGGTGGCTATGACTCCGTGCACCAGGGCGTCGCGATCACCGTTCCCGCCTACAGCTACGCCCACCCGGGCGAACTCTTCGACCGCGCCGTGGCCTCGTCATCGCAGCCGCTTCTCGTCGCGCTCGATGGCATCACCGACCCGCGCAATCTCGGTGCGATCATCCGCTCGGCGGCGGCCTTCGGCAGTCACGGCGTGATCATTCCACAACGGCGCTCTGCCGGTGTCACGGCTGCGGCATGGAAGACCTCGGCCGGTGCTGCTGCACGGCTTCCCGTCGCGCGCGCGGCAAATCTCACTCAAGCGCTCAAGGACATGAAGAAGCAGGGCGCGTTCGTCGTCGGGCTCGATGGCGACGGCGATATGAATCTGCACGCGTTCGATCTCGCCGACCGGCCTCTGGTGGTCGTCGTCGGGAGCGAGGGCAAAGGTTTGTCACGACTCGTCGCCGAGACGTGCGATGCGATTGTCTCGATTCCGATCTCGGCAGCGACGGAATCGCTCAACGCCGGCATCGCGGCATCCGTGACGCTCTACGAGATCGCGAAACGGCGCGGCGAGGAGACCCGCTAG